From the Actinomycetota bacterium genome, the window CGCCGCGTCGCTGAGGTCTCCGAGGACGTGCGTCGGGCGATGCTCGACGGCCCACCGCGCACGATGCTGGTCACCACCCGCGGGGACCGCACCCGTATCGCGGTGCTCGAGGAGCGCACCGTCGTCGAGCACTACGTCACACGCAAGGAGGACGTCTCCTTCGTCGGCAACATCTACATGGCCCGCGTCCAGAACGTCCTGCCCGGTATGGAGGCGGCGTTCCTCGACATCGGCAAGGGCCGCAACGGCGTCCTCTACGCAGGTGAGGTCCTCTACGACGAACTGGACCTCGAAGGCGACTCCGAACGCCGCATCGAAGCGGCTCTGAAGCCGGGACAGACCGTCCTGGTACAGGTCACCAAGGACCCCATGGGCTCCAAGGGAGCCAGGCTCACCATGCACCTGTCGCTCGCTGGCCGGTACATGGTCCTGGCTCCCAACGAGACGATCTTCGGCATCTCACGCAAGCTCGCTGACGACGAGCGCGAGCGGCTGCGCAAGATCCTCAAGCGGATCAAGCCGGATGGTCACGGCGTGATCGTTCGGACCGCGGCAGCCGATGCCACCGAGGAACAACTCGCCGATGACCTCCGGCGGTTGCTGAAGAAGTGGGACGTCGTCCACGAGCGGGCACAGACCGCCAACGCGCTCGAGCCGGTCTACGAGGAACCGGATCTCGTCGTGCGGGTGATCCGCGACAACTTCGGGCCCGACTTCGACGCTCTCGTGGTCGACAGCCAAGATGTCCGCGACAAGGTCGCGGCGTACTTGGAAGAGGTCATGCCCGAGGCCCTCGACAAGCTCCAGCTGTACCAGCCGCCGTCGGACCGGAAGCGCGAACAGCCGCTGAGCCTGTTCGACGCCTACCACGTGACCGAGCAGCTGAAGCAGGCGCTCGAACGCAAGGTGTGGCTGCCATCTGGCGGGTACCTGATCATCGAGAAGACCGAGGCGATGACGATCATCGACGTCAACACGGGGAAGTTCACCGGTTCGACGAACCTCGAGGAGACCGTGCTGAAGACGAACCTCGAGGCCGCCGAGGAGGTCGTCCGCCAGCTACGGCTGCGTGACATCGGCGGGATGATCGTCATCGACTTCATCGACATGCTGCTCAAGGCCAACCAGGATCAGGTGGTGCGTCGACTCAAGCGCGAGCTGCTGCGCGACCGGACCAAGACACGCGTCTCGGATGTCAGCCGCCTCGGCCTGGTGCAGATGACCCGCAAGAACGTCTCCCAGGGGCTGCTCGAGGTGTTCAGCCGGCGCTGCCCCCATTGCGAAGGTCGGGGCCTGATCT encodes:
- a CDS encoding Rne/Rng family ribonuclease yields the protein MTDDSKTSRADRDDGDAARTRTRTRTRTTQDAQRSTADQATAEQHEATTPDEQRDETATNGDRRRRRRRGGRGRGRRRPAAARPAGADEDTAAADDEPAKARSGEVADEIVRGGTRLAAKRQARDRRGGRARRSGARRVAEVSEDVRRAMLDGPPRTMLVTTRGDRTRIAVLEERTVVEHYVTRKEDVSFVGNIYMARVQNVLPGMEAAFLDIGKGRNGVLYAGEVLYDELDLEGDSERRIEAALKPGQTVLVQVTKDPMGSKGARLTMHLSLAGRYMVLAPNETIFGISRKLADDERERLRKILKRIKPDGHGVIVRTAAADATEEQLADDLRRLLKKWDVVHERAQTANALEPVYEEPDLVVRVIRDNFGPDFDALVVDSQDVRDKVAAYLEEVMPEALDKLQLYQPPSDRKREQPLSLFDAYHVTEQLKQALERKVWLPSGGYLIIEKTEAMTIIDVNTGKFTGSTNLEETVLKTNLEAAEEVVRQLRLRDIGGMIVIDFIDMLLKANQDQVVRRLKRELLRDRTKTRVSDVSRLGLVQMTRKNVSQGLLEVFSRRCPHCEGRGLILELE